ATCTCAGATTACCCTACTTATGTTATGAGATACATCCAGACTGAGGCTGTAGCTCCTTGTGTGTGGTCAGGATAGACCCTGAATGCCATATGGTCACATATCTGCCTAGAGCAGCTTACCTAAGGATATATAGTGACCTTTTTTCTTACCTTATAAAACACTACCACTAAAGCCAACCCACCACTTACAAAGTAAAGTCTTCCAAAGACTGGATGACAACATTTTTCACCTTATTAGGAAGTTGGGTCAGCCCTGAGGTGGGGCCCTGGGGTCCTGGGCTCTGGTCAAAGctgctgtggggggggggtagagtagagtggggggcggggagtggCTGACTCATGTTCTGATAAGTGAGTCAGCTGAAGTTTTTATCTAGTTCCCACCACTGTCACCAGCCTATGGCTTCAgttttctgggcctcagtttccccatctataaGACAGACTGACCAGTTTACTTCCTGTGCTATTTACAGACCAAATAAAGCATTTTGTATGTCATTACATGTCCTTTCCTTGGGGGAAAGCATATAGAAATTAATTTGtatttgcacacatatacaattcCACTCCAAATGGCACAACTATGTACTCTCAATGTTAACAGAAGCAGAACAAAAGTATCCCTGTGACCTGCTAATGAGTGGCTCAAAGATGTCAGTTCAGGGCCACAGTTCCTACGTATGCAAATACTCAACAatactttgttttttctgttAATATCGACATTCTGTAACCTCTGAAACATTTCCTTGCTTTTAATGGATATGAGTAATGAGTGATGCCCACACAGGAAAAGAAGTAAGTCAGACAACTTGCTCAGGAGAGAGATGTGAGCTGACAGTGGCTAGGAGTCAGGAAGATGGAGGATGGGGGCAAGCCTGAAGTACAAGGATCAggctgaaagagaagccaggcagaGAATTTccaggaggaaaggaaatggggagCTGAGAGCCTGTGACACTGTAAGGACCCAGATAAAATGGCCTCTTTCCTGCAATTCCTACCCTACCCTCCCTCCTTGGAGCCATCAGCACTCAGGTATTCCTCCCACAAATCCCAGCTCCTAGGGAATTCTTGGTTATTCTTCTGGAAGGGTTCTTGGGCAGCCCTGGAATCTACCTTAGATGTCTCTTCCAGCCCAGGGTATAAGGGCCAGAAAGGAAGTCACTCAGGTTCTGTGGGACATCTGGTCTACCTCAACTCCTCAGCTGTGTCTTATACCTCCTTAGCCATCACTAACAATCCCAGAATACACAAGCAGGCAGGTTAGTTCCAATAACACTTTATTTATGGACAACAAATTTTGAATGTAAAGTATTATTCACGATTCACAAAATGTTattcctttgagtttttttttttcttcaaccatttaaaaatataaaacctatTCTAAAGTCATGGGTTGTGCAAAAACAGATGGTCCACCAGGTCTGGCTACAGTTTACAGGTTTATTCTGATAGTTCAAAGCCATTCTGTGGACTAGCAGCCCCAGGCTCCAGCTGCACCTGGAAGCTTGTTGAGAAAGAACACCTTTTTTCAGCTCTACAGATGCAAACCCTGGATTTAACCCAATCACCATGACTCGTGTGTACTTTAAGTTATAAAAATACTGACACTGAAGGGTCATCTCAGACATTCTAATTTCACAGCAATGGAGTGTAGCCTGGACACCAAGCTTTCAAAACTCCACACCCAACCCCTGTTGGTTCTAAGGTACAAATTTTCAAGTACTTGAAACCCAGAAATCTCTTAGGGACTGTCCTGGCTCTCAGAACATCTGGACTACTCCTCTGTGACAAAGTATATCACTGTGTAAGGATCACTATCAGTCACTCAGTCCCCCTGGGACCAGTGGATCCTAGGCTGTGGAGATCTCACAGATGGCTCACTTCTCTGGGCTTGGTCTTCTATTCCTGAACGAGCAGCAAAAAGATGctttggatctctgagttttctTCCCTGTAATTCCCCACCCTCATCTCCAGTACCACTGCCCCAGAAGGCAGGGAACACAGGAAGATGGCCTTCTGTCCCAAGGTCACTCAGCTCTCTGTAAACCTTGAGCTTTTCCCACTTTCTGGGGCTATGAGGATGGTACCCCATATCCTAGCTTCCCAAGGTTTCTTCATAGAGGGGACAAACAAAGGCAAGCCAACCTTTCAGCAAATCTCCTGAGCCCCAAGAACTCACAATACCCTGGTAGTCCCTGTCCTCCCTTATCTAGAGTCTCTACTTTCTCAGACCCCaacttcttcctctgcctttgaTATTCCCAGGACCTGGTGTCAGCCTGGAGAAATGTGAAGAGGAGGCATACACCAGTTTGGAGGAACCAGTGCCTTAGCCAGCTAGAAGTGCTAAAGACCTTCAGAATCCTAAGTGAGAGGGCTGGGCAGACATGGGGCTGTCCCCTAGGATGGCCACTGATGTTGCTGCTACATGGGCCATCTACCCCAGGTCTGAGTATCTTAACAATGAAGCCACGAAGTAAGCCTGCACCCTGAAGAGAGAACCTCGACTCTCGACTCTTAAGACTTCCCCCTCCAAATgacaacctcctacctcctagAGACACTGCCACAAGGATCAGAAGCACAAACCTTGGAAATTCTGGAAAGGCAGACTTAGAAGGTGCCCTGAAAAATAAGCCCTCCTCATACTCCTGGGAAAATCTGTgctcagggaagagaaaagagccaCCCAGAGTGGAGGCAGATGGAAGATACCTCTATCCCTCCCTTTTTACCCTGTCTCCTACTCCACCACAGCGTTCCTTTCTTGATGCTCCCACAGCTGGGGTAGGGTGCTGGGGTGAAGAGCAAGGCTCTACAGCTCCTAGAAGGTAGAAACCACAAAGGGTTAGGCCCACGGGCCCAGCTTAGCCTTTGGCCAAGTGCAGCACTATAGTGTCATGCCCGTCCTTTAACTGCCCTCATGCCCAGCCAGCCCAGACCAGCAGAGACCACAGTGGGCAGGTGTGCAACTCACCCCTTCCCAGCCTAGAATGATAGAAACAGCTATGACTGCTTCCCCTTCAATAAATGACCGAGCCATCCTAATGCCAGGAGCTGAACTAAGAACTGTGATACTCTGAGGTCCCCCTGATACACAAATATCTGAGGAATTGGGATCCTTCCTTATAAGACTCCCAAAAGGCCTCTGCCCCAATACAGCCTGTTGTTGGAGAGACCACATAGGGATAATCAAAACTAGGGTTGAATTTCTCCTCTGTTGTgaccctgagcctcagtttttttACCTGTAAAATGGAGATGCCAGTCTACCAGAGTagctggaaaggaaaaaaggggtTGTGGAAAGGGCTACTCCACAGGTGACAACTGTGAGTTAGCTGCCCCACCAATGGGCTCTGTCCTTCCTCCCCAAGCCTCAGGGAGACAGCTTTCCCACAGAAGGAAGCGGGAGAGTTGTCTCCTGGAATGTGGCAAGGCGCCTTGGAGCTGAACCCTGCCTTGCAGCCCTTCTTTAATTAGCTCTCAACTAAAAATAGCTACCCCCCACTCCCTCTGGAGCTGCACACCTCCTTCCTGGCCTGGCACTAGGGTGTGCAGTAGTCACTCTTGGGGTAACCAGCCTGAGACAACCCACAGCACGGAGGGTATGCTGAACAGGAGGTTTTATTGAGGGGGACACAAAAGCATGCCAGGCCATCTGATAGCCCCAAGTGGCCCTGTGGCTCCTGTACTCCCTAGGCCCCCTGTACCTGGACAGCTGGCACCCAAGGAGTCTTACCCAGTCTTGGCAAAGGTCTGCTCAGGGGAGGGCTGGAAGACACAAGCAGCTCCTCTGAAACCACAGACGTGCCTACTGACATGTCTACCCAATGGTTTGTCCATCCACAGCCCAGTCCATCCCTGCCAGGGAGCCCAGCTCTCACTTGCAGCTCTGTAGGCGGGTCCTATGATGCTTCTCCTCTGTCAGCAGGGGAATGAAGGTATCGCTGTGTGAGAGCTTCAGCCGGCTACCCCAGCTTGGCCCCTCCCTGGCAGCAGGCTCTGGGGGCAGGGTGTCCAGGTCGCTGCGAGAACCCCCCGGCTTGCCTTCTGCACTGCTGGAGTTGAGCTCCATCAGCTCCAGCTCATGCTTGGCTGCTGTCTCCAGGACACGTTGTTTGTTGTAGTACCTGACAAAGTTGTTAATGATGGGGTGAATGGGCAGGGCAATGGCAATTACCCCACACAAGAAGCTGATGGCTGCGTTGAGCTTACCCAGAGTGGTCTTGGGGTAGATGTCACCATAGCCCACTGTGGTCATGGTGATGATAGCCCACCAGAAGGACTGGGGGATGCTCTTGAACAGAGTTTCAGGGTGGCTCTGCTCCATGGTGTAGCCCAGTGCAGAAAAGACGAAGATGCCCACGGCCAGGTACATAAGCAATAGCCCCAGTTCCTTGAAACTGCGCTTGAGGGCATAGGTGAGGGTCTGCAGGCCGGAGGAGTGGCGGGCCAGCTTGAAGATTCGTGCAATGCGCATGATCCTCAGGGCCTGCACTGCCTGCTGCACGTTGGTCAGCTCCATCATTCTTGCGCCCAAGTGCGTGAGTGTGAGGCTCACATAGAAGGGGAGAATGGCCAGTACATCCACGATGTTCATGAAGGACAGGGCAAAGTGAAGCTTGTTGGGCGATGAGAAGAGGCGCAGCAGGTACTCCAGAGTGAACCAGCCGATGCAAGCCGTCTCCACGTTCTCCAGCGTCGGGTGCTCCACGCGGTTGCCTTCCGAGTCCACCACTTGCAGCTCGGGTATGGTGCCCATGCACATGACCACGGAGGAGACAAGGATGAGCAGGAAGGATAGAACAGCCACCACCCGCGCAGGGCACGAAGACTCCGGCTTCTCTAGGAACTTCCAGACACACTTCTGGCAGCGGCGCCAGCGGCCCTCAGCAGCATCTACACCCAGGTCGTCCAAGATGAGCTGCACCCTGCGCGCGATCTCCTCCAGCTCCTCGCGCTTCTCACTCAGATGGCTCTTGCAACAGTCATCCAGGAATTTGAGGTCCACCTTCCAGAAGTCCATCTCATTCTTGAAGCAGATGGGGCAAATGCCCTTCTTCATGTGAACTTCCCCGAAATAGTATACCTCAATGACACACTTGAACGCGTCTGGGTCCCTGTCAAAGTAGAATTCGCGCTTGCCCGGATCGTAATCGTCGCACAGAGAGAAGATGGTGTCGTAGCCCCCCGCCAAACAGTTGATGAGCTCTGCCAACCGGGTCTCGGGGTACTGGCTGAGCAGGTCCCCGTAGAGCACCTGCCTCACGCCCCCCACATTTACCACGATCTCAATGTCTTCGCCTGCCACAGAGTCCTGGCTGCCTGGCTCCGGGAGGCTTTGCTCGGCAGATGCGTCCATGCTCCCCGCAGGTTCGCTTGCAAGCCCCGGTTCCATGAGCCCTGCCACAGCCGCTGCCAATGAGAGGCCCTAGGGGACAACAACCACCTGCCGGGAAAGGCACTCACACCAGGCGGCGGCAGGCTGAGACGCGCCGCAAGGGAGCCATGCACCCAGTGGCGGGGCTGCACGCGGGCATCCAGGAGCGCTGGCGGGGGACTCTGCGGTCGGTGGTGGGGACACTCACCCACGGGCTCCTTCAGCTCGGTCTGGGACAGGACGAGGTTCTTCTCGCAGGCAGCGTCCTGTTTTCCCGGGTGAGCGGCAGAGGCGGGTCAGCCCCAGAGCTACGCGATCCGGGCTGTATAGAGAGCTAACTTGAACTGGCTTTGCCGGAGCGGGTCCGAAACACAATAGGAATTCCAGCCTGACGTCAAACGCTTTGCTActgtaccctcttctggtgagaTTTCGCACCGCACGCGCTGCAGCTGCCCAGGAATGAGTTAACCCTTGGGCAGACCTGCACAGCTGCCACCACCgtgccaccgccaccgccaccggtACCACCCACTGAGTCTgagggctcagaggttaggaCTGAGAGCTTTAAGGCCAGCCCGGCTCAGGCTGCCAAATTCCTCCTGCTCAGCGaggtgagagaggaaagaggagctcTGTTGCTCACCAAGTCCCTCAAGGGGCAGCCGCACAGTCCTTGAGCACACTCCTTGTGTCCTAGGCTTTGGTAGGCCCTGGAAGAGTCCCTGACACTCCTGAGCACTGCCCTGCTGCTGGTGGTGTGACCTTGTCCTACAACTCGTCCCACCCTTCACAATAAAGAGGAAATTGCTTCAGGTCACAAGATGAAAAGGGAGGAAACCTTAGCCATCCCTTAACCCAGGGTTCTCCTGCTAGCCTAGCTGCTAGCTTCCAGCAGGACAACATCATCACCATTAGCTCACAGAGCCTTGGGTTCCTATGGCCCCTGTGCCCATAACCCCCTCTACTCTGAGAGAAGTCAGTTCTTCCATTTggatgctgtactggctagttttgtgtcaacttgacacagctgaagttatcacagagaaaggagcttcagttggggaaatgcccccatgagatccagctgtggggcattttctcaattagtgatcaagggggagaggccccttgtgggtggtgccatctctgggctggtagtcttgggttctNNNNNNNNNNtccagtcctgacttcctttggtgatgaacagcagtatggaaatgtaagccgaataaaccctttcctccccaacttgcttcttggtcatgatgttgtgcaggaatagaaaccctgatgagGACAGATGCCCCTATACTCCCTCTCATCtttcctgaggcagagagcatcTCTGGTTCAAATCCAGGTTCTTGACCATCAGGGTTATCAACCCTGGATCTAACTATGGCCTGAAATTGGATTTAAAAACATAAGCTAGGccgagatgtagctcagttggtagagtcctttgcctagcatgcataaggccctgtGTTTGCTCTCCCAGACCACATAAACTGGGCTCGGGATGCAGGGGTGGGTGCGTGACTATGATCCAAGCTTTCCCTCACTTAGGAAAGGAGGGCAagaagaacagaagttcaagTTTATCCTCTAGAGTTGGAAGCTGTCCTAGGctagggattctctctctctctctctctctctctctctctcacacacacacacacacacacacacacacacacacggagaggtGAACAGGAAGAGCCAGTAAGAGGGAGTGAATAGGACAGTGAAGCTATTCTGTTTGGTTGTGTGGTGGCAAACATGCCATTCACACTTGTCAAAACCCACAGGATGCACAAAAAGCAAGAGGGGGTCCTAAAGGACACTGTGGCCATGTGGGTGATGTCAGATGCTCCGTTCCTGGAATTTCCTCCACTGTGACAAGCATTTCACTCCTACAGGGATGTTGACAGTGGAGGGACGGGGTGCTGATTGTGGGGGAAGCTGTAGACACAAGGGTCTGGGAAACTGCATTTTTCTGTACAAATTTTCTGTGACTCTAAAACTGCTTGTTGAAAAAGACcgttaaaatgtattttgtaagcTGGATTTCTTAGCCGCTCAAGACCATGCCTGCTTATGAATCACGAAACTGCTATGCTGGGCCACTAGCAGTATTTTCTTTGATGGGGTGATATAAAAGTCAGATACAATAGAATACAGTACACAAATTATTATTAGGGAAATATCTTaacaattttgattttatttccatttagcACCTGTCTATGATGTGTTACTCTGAATAGGAAATTGAGGATGAGAAAGGTCAGATGGCAACAACAGTGAACACTAATATAAGAGCACTGTACACCTAGCACTCTGAGtaccatatgtgtgtgaatatatatacatatatgtgtgtatatgtatatatacatgtatatataatatgtatatatctgtgtatatatatgtgtgtatatgtatatatatatatatatatatatatatatatatatatatacatttttttaactcAGTTACCAGCTGCTCTCTGAGAAAATAAGATATCAAGTAACTGCCACCATCACCCACTGTGCTTGGGATTCAGTCTGTTAGGCTCCAAGGCCCCTTTCCTTGGTAGGCAACCAGCCCACCATCTCCACACTCTTGGGTCCATATTGTCTGTGCTAGTGCTCCTCAGCCCTCTCCTGTTCCTCTACATACCAGGAGAGACAAGTGCAAAGAGCATCTAAGTCTGAGCTTTATGGGCTTAAAAGAGCCATTCTTGCTCACATGTTCAAATATTTACTGAGGTTCTGGTGCATGAATACATGCCACACCCACCCTAGGTAAAGATAGAATTCATAATCTactggagagatagatagatagatagatgtgtgtatattatatatacatatatataatacatacacatatataatacacagagatatatctacatatatatatatctatagatagatagatagatagatagatagatagatagatagatagataacaagtATAGTTAGGGCATAACAAGAGAGGCAAGAATTATGGGGTGATGCTTCCTGAATTCCCCCAAAAGTTATGCATAAAAATTGGATATGGTAGAGATGGGAAGATTAGgggttcaaggctatccttggctgcatagtgaAATTGAAACTGGCCTGGGATACAAtgcaccttgtctcaaaaacaaacaaagccgaCAGTGTCCACAGTGTTCCCTCGGTTTGATATTACAGTGCCTAATGGAACCTCAGCCACCACCCTAGGTACCATCACCGTGTGGGGGTGTTTTAAACATGTAAGAATTGTAGACACCTCTCCAGCACGGAAGAGGTTAGGTGTTAAAATTATTCTCCAGGTTTAGTGTACTGAGTCATTGTGTTCTTACAAACCCCAAGTAAAGGGCACAGACAGGACAACTGCAGGTTTGACAAGACAGGGCTGGGAACAAGAAGAAAGTGGGAGCCTCCCCTGGGGTCTCcagagggaaatcaaggcagggcAGAAGCAAGAACTTAGGCCTAGGGAGCTGGAGTCCAATGACAGGCTCTGTTTAAGGGTGGTCTCCATTGTTTTGGTACCTGGGTCTGGGATGATTAAGGGCAGGGGAAATACCTGTCCTATGCCAATTTGGCCAAATATGCCCATGCTGTGAGGATTTACTTAAGGGGGAGGGTAGGTCAGAACCTGGGACTGAATTGGTCATCCCCACTGGAAAGAATCTAAGAGTGGACTAGCCCTGCAGGGACAAGTCTTTTCTCAGGCTTTGTGGTCACAGATGCCATAGCAGGGACCATGGAAGAATACTGCTcattggcttgctctccatggcttcctCGGGTTCCTTTTTATGcaacccacagtggactgggcccttctACACTAATAacgattaataataaaaaataaatatccctgcagacttgcctacaggttaATCTGgtggagacatttttctcagttaaggtcCCTTCTTCCCCGATGATCCTGGTTTGTAGagtcaataataacaataacaataacaataacctACATGGTGGATAAAGCCGCTCTCCCTGCAGCACCTGTTCAGCCTGAAGTGCAAGGTCCAGTCTTATCAGGAATAGGAGGGGCTGGGTATTGTGAAGGTTTGGTGGGCTCCGGCTGCCTGGCCAGCCTTCAACTGCCCACTGAAACTCAGGTGGTAGCTAACACTCCCCCTACTAGGACCCAGACAGAAGTCAGTGGCCACCTGGCTTCTGAGCATTTTGAAATGTGGCTAGTGCCAGGGAAGAGCTAAGTGTTTTAGCACTATTTGATCTTAACAGCTTTATTAAGAAATAACTCATAATACATACAACTGctcctatgtgtatgtgtccatgtatatgtgtgtgggatatgtgcgtttgcacatgcatgtggaagctggATGTCGGCCCTGGGTGTTGCTCTAGGAACCtgacccacctctctctctctgtgtgtctctctctgtctctctctgtctctctctctgtctgtctctgtctctgtctctNNNtctctctctctctctctctctctctctctctctctctgtctccctctcagcAACAATGTCTCTCACTGCCTTGACTCACTGATTAGGATAGATTGGCTGGTCCTGGAGTCCCCAGGTTCTGCTTATCTTGGCCTCCCTGGAACTAAGATcataggcatgcatcaccatagTAGGAATTTTGGCAAGGGttttgggattgaactcagatcctcatgattgtgcagcaagcactttactgactaagccatcctataccctccccctgcaaCCCACCTTCCTTCTTTTAAGTGGACAATGGCTTTTAGAATAGTCATCAGTTTGTGCACCATCTCCACCTGGGAGTTTCATctcattttttggttttggtttggttttgaggtaggatctcccactatgtagcactggctgtcctggaactctatatataccaggctggctttgaactcatagagatgcctgcctctgcctcctgaatgctaggattaaaggggtgcaccaccacacccatctcagctcatttttgtcttttcaaaataCAACCCTgaggtggggctagagagatggctcactgcttAAGAGGACTGGATAGTCTCCCAGAggtctagcacccacatggcagctcacaactgtccataactccagttccaggagacctgacacctgagcacagacataaatgcaggcaaaacaccaatgcacataaaaataaataaattgaattgaattaaataaattgaattgaataaataaattgtacAGGATATAGTTTTTTGTAACAGGTTGACTGACTCTTCTCACTGCAGAGGGCTgctttttctggcctcagtgggagaggatgcgcctaaTCATGCAGAGACCAGGTAGGGGAATACCTGGAGTTGGGGGGCACCCTCTCCGAGGTAAAGGGGAAGGAGGATTAGAGGAAACACTCTATGAGTGGGAACCTGgaggggacagcatttgggatatagataaataaatagattaataaaaAGATAGAATATGTAAAGACATTTATCAGTTCTCCATTCTTTTTATGGCTGCATATTGATCATTATACTGATAAATCACACCTTATTTCCAGCTCTTTGTGGCCAGTGGGCACTTATATTAAGCAGGCCAAGTCAAAGTGGGTACCAGTAAACAGACTGACAGCAATCCAGACAGGAGGGACCCCAGCCTGGGTCCTGGACCGAACATGCACTTCACACACATTCGTCCTGTACTGAAGTGATCCCCACCTTACCCTGGGCTTATTATGTCCTATCCTTCAAAGCTCCATCCTCAGGGTGCCTGCCTCCGACAGGAGATCTCCTAGGACTATGCTGCTTCCCCGTGGTGCCCAGTGATGATAGCCCCTTCTCTGCACACTCACAGAACCATCTACTGTCCCATGCACAGGGCCTAGACATCTAGGGGTTAGGTATTAGAAGGGAGGGAACGCAGGAGAGGTTACTTTACTGTATACAGATTCTTTCTATACCATTTGGAAGACTAGGGGGTTGTCTGTCTGTGATGGGCTCTCATTGGCTCGGGGCTAGCCCTCAAAGTTGTATCAGCAGTTTCCGAGGCGTGTTAATGAGGGAGGCTTGTCCTCTGAGTAAGCCCTGATTAAGCCACAGAACTGTGGTAAGCCTTACTGAGAGACACCTGGGTGCTGAGTGGAGTGGAGCCACAGCTGGTAGAGGGGCTGCTGTGGGTCACAGCTGGTGGAGGGGCTGCAGGAGGCCACAGCTGGTGGAGGGGCTGCTATGGAGTCACAGCTGGGGGGGGGCTGCATCACAGCTCACGGAGGAGCTGCTGGGGGGCCACAGGATAGCCTTCTTTCTAAAAACAGAATACAGGCATTTTCCTTCAAATCTGGAAGAGGCcagcaaaaaaccaaaccagcatGTACCTTGATCTTAGGCATCCCGCCCCAGAACTGTGAAACAATGGCTGGCCGGCCGCTGGAGTCCAGGTGGTTGGtcatgtcttccttcttccctgagaCTCCCTCCTTAAATTCCCTTCTGATCATCAGCCTATTGAGGAGGCTTGAATAAGGTTCTGTGGCTTTCAAAAAGGCTCACGTGCTGCAATCTCATTGAAACTCACTGTTGCAGAGAAAATTCAGAGCAGTCTGGATCCATTTAGAATTTCCCGAAGGGTTAAGCAAGACAGAAAAGCCCAAGCTTTTGGCTAAAAACAGAAAGTCCCTTGCTGTGGTATGTTTGGTCCTATATTTGACTTTTATGGGAATATCGTACATTTCACGGCaccatgcggggggggggggggggctgcggCAAGTGAGGGAATAGCCCAAATATTCTATTAGACACCAGCAAACTCATTGGCTGTCCATTTAAatagggatgaaaaaaaaaaaaaacctgccatcGAGTTATGAGTTTTGGAAAACAATTGTTTGAGCTACACCTTCCTTTATTAactgtgtcttttaaaataaaaaaagttattgAACAATAGCATCTGGGGCTACAGAGTGTTCCATTTTTGTGACATTAATTAAAACCAGCACATGTATACCTCGGTGATTATCTAGATAGGGGAGGATGCAGGCTATAATCTGTCCCCCCTTTATGAGCTAACTAATCAGAGCTCTGCTCGCTgagggtttctttgtgtcttgCTCAATCTAATAGCACCTCTCTTTTGTTACGCCTTGGCTCCGTGTGACTAAAAACTTACATTTCATTATTTGCTGGGCACCCTTCAGCACTGGTATGGGCTGACCCAGTAGCCAAATGCTCCTGAGGCCAGCCCCCTACCCAGAACTCACTGACAGAAGGCTCAGCCCATCGACTGCTCTTAGGAGGTCAAGGGCAGGAAGCAAGCTGGGTGGCGGTGACGGTGGATGGAAAATGGGTAGAAAGATGTAAGCCAGGATCACAAGTAACCTTCAGCTTCTGCTGAAAACACCCAAGCTGTTTTCTTTCTAATACCTTCGTTTTCCCATCTGCAAAGTGGAGCCTCTGACaccgccccccccctttttttcccttgagtGCAAGATTTTATAGACACAACTAAAATGCTGTGTGGGTTCTGTAAAATGGTCACATGCGTGATGCATATAGGCAGGCAGGTGGAACGGAGGAAGGGCCGGAGTCAAGCTGGCCTCCTGGCTCCCATCTCAGCTGCCAGGCAAGGTCCACAGATGCTCCACAGCCCCGCCCTGCTTCCGCCTCTGCTTAGCCTCAGCGGTGACTCATGGCTTGGGATTGTGGGAGGGATAACTATGCTGCTGTTGGCGCTGAAGATCTAAAGAAAGAAGTTTGAGCCTCTGTACTACGTACATTGTAGGTTCACTGGGGTTGGGAGAGAGGAAGCCTGGGCTGCTCCGACtctcaaagagaaagaggaatggagttagggaacaaaaaacaaagctgCTGCTTCCAGCTGCCAGTGTGGAGAGAAGGGAGCTCTGGACAGAATAGaactggagtgggtggggctgCGGAGTGAGGTGGAGCTGGAGTGGGTGGAGCTGTGGGTTGGGCCGAGACCCCTAGAGTCTGTTTGTTCTCATactgccctcccccacctcacgCAGAGGCTAGAGAAGTAGGCtgggtgtcttcctttattgctctccaccttagttttgagCCAGGGGCTCCCACTGAAGCTGAAGCCCGCCATTTTAGCTAAGCTGGAACGCTTTGCA
Above is a genomic segment from Mus pahari chromosome 7, PAHARI_EIJ_v1.1, whole genome shotgun sequence containing:
- the Kcnf1 gene encoding potassium voltage-gated channel subfamily F member 1 codes for the protein MEPGLASEPAGSMDASAEQSLPEPGSQDSVAGEDIEIVVNVGGVRQVLYGDLLSQYPETRLAELINCLAGGYDTIFSLCDDYDPGKREFYFDRDPDAFKCVIEVYYFGEVHMKKGICPICFKNEMDFWKVDLKFLDDCCKSHLSEKREELEEIARRVQLILDDLGVDAAEGRWRRCQKCVWKFLEKPESSCPARVVAVLSFLLILVSSVVMCMGTIPELQVVDSEGNRVEHPTLENVETACIGWFTLEYLLRLFSSPNKLHFALSFMNIVDVLAILPFYVSLTLTHLGARMMELTNVQQAVQALRIMRIARIFKLARHSSGLQTLTYALKRSFKELGLLLMYLAVGIFVFSALGYTMEQSHPETLFKSIPQSFWWAIITMTTVGYGDIYPKTTLGKLNAAISFLCGVIAIALPIHPIINNFVRYYNKQRVLETAAKHELELMELNSSSAEGKPGGSRSDLDTLPPEPAAREGPSWGSRLKLSHSDTFIPLLTEEKHHRTRLQSCK